In a single window of the Rhineura floridana isolate rRhiFlo1 chromosome 3, rRhiFlo1.hap2, whole genome shotgun sequence genome:
- the LOC133380850 gene encoding zinc finger protein 483-like isoform X1, whose protein sequence is MKMPLKYVKSQKCRDQLLHEGYLHKKERASGDKIFWKCADYQKYHCTGRAHTCNGKVIKYSPHSHPPNKTAVEAKGNGMTEMASSSQEPTHKVATLDCDALPGPAAFKKPRIQNNPKQTIQLLRARLNATRQGIPGLQVASAVAETVAEDPPSLTSPDLPDGFVDGSFVAAPGLCKETKASMTQSSQEAARQRFRLGTVPPGDAPQEILSRLSEAAERWLCPREHSKDQIVDMVILEQFLTVLPVNVQVWVRAREPVSSKEAVQLIEACCREQEQANGVQGLVTFEDVSVHFTEEEWALLDRREKTLYWNVTNQNYDNVAWLAGDVTNSKRKREDPWLEAPELVVMEKSKEAILQSPEQDVMRENCQERQQKISSGKEEEKLALIRKGLRELVRDTGHPGTELGLETWCICADCENQAESLALIITLDSPSVEGPEPVDVSGKLHALSEKKNPQNLEQNLIKEDQNNMERLQTNHSGKEEEKSTLFTNSLRDPIHQDPKSGLKPECICAEAAEEKSLTLDRNQKIQSREDSECVVLCEESLEMSEGGISQSPEQDLQPKPMQVCTKWSLAELNETADLQHNPKHVCSEVNTAVFNGAYSQVSECRTAASVGENQNILESHQNSSSGNEGQGKCLLLGNGLRDLSKGMLQLDAQPGLEGHCREHDQASERIGNQEIGHRQGLYKSLKSDGQFTQNSDPVTQSGCSDPGEKPNGLLAFIKRRRCYKRGKYFNGKSMSVETVLGAHQRILVGGKSHRCLTWKDKGRYIRSRCRLLGPGKGLRESLKHNPQTHEALHLTPEMFRMTSGAAFSSLNPKGQKPEPRSPTLDKMAAELTLAQLMAVLEQVAADTAEIKFAVSSLHTSITGIQNALGSLSGCTDEAEHRISDLEDTSRNTKAQLVQQCNDIKAIEAKLTGKAVQTKVIAGLWSLLKVKREATHTPCICPLTQDE, encoded by the exons ATGAAAATGCCACTGAAATACGTCAAGAGTCAGAAATGTAGGGACCAGTTGCTCCATGAAGGATACCTGCATAAGAAAGAGCGGGCCAGTGGGGACAAGATTTTCTGGAAATGCGCTGACTACCAAAAGTACCATTGCACAGGGCGGGCCCATACGTGCAATGGCAAAGTTATAAAGTACTCGCCACATAGTCATCCTCCCAACAAGACAGCTGTAGAAGCCAAGGGGAATGGCATGACGGAAATGGCCTCCTCTAGCCAAGAACCAACCCACAAAGTGGCCACGCTGGATTGTGATGCCTTGCCAGGGCCTGCTGCTTTTAAGAAGCCCCGTATCCAAAACAATCCAAAACAGACAATCCAGCTCTTGAGAGCACGTCTGAATGCAACACGCCAAGGTATACCTGGCTTGCAGGTGGCTTCTGCTGTTGCTGAAACAGTTGCTGAAGATCCGCCATCTCTGACATCTCCTGACCTGCCTGATGGATTTGTGGATGGAAGTTTTGTGGCTGCCCCTGGTCTCTGTAAGGAGACAAAGGCATCCATGACCCAGTCTAGTCAGGAAGCTGCTCGTCAGAGGTTCCGCTTGGGTACTGTCCCGCCTGGAGACGCCCCCCAGGAGATTCTGTCCCGGTTGAGTGAGGCAGCTGAACGGTGGTTGTGTCCTCGGGAGCACAGCAAGGACCAGATTGTGGACATGGTCATCCTAGAACAGTTCCTGACTGTGCTGCCAGTGAATGTGCAGGtgtgggtgagagccagggagCCCGTCAGCAGCAAGGAGGCGGTTCAACTGATCGAGGCCTGTTGTAGGGAACAGGAGCAAGCCAACGGTGTTCAG GGTCTTGTAACCTTCGAAGATGTATCTGTGCATTTCACTGAGGAAGAATGGGCTCTGCTGGACCGTAGAGAGAAAACCCTTTACTGGAATGTCACAAATCAGAATTATGATAATGTAGCCTGGCTGG CAGGTGATGTGACAAACAGCAAAAGGAAAAGAGAGGATCCTTGGCTGGAAGCCCCTGAATTGGTGGTGATGGAAAAATCCAAGGAGGCAATTTTACAGAGTCCTGAACAAGACGTGATGAGGGAGAACTGTCAGGAGAGGCAGCAGAAAATCAGCtcaggaaaagaagaagaaaagcttgCTCTCATTAGAAAGGGTTTGAGGGAACTAGTCAGAGACACGGGACATCCTGGTACCGAACTAGGGCTGGAGACGTGGTGTATATGTGCTGATTGTGAGAACCAAGCTGAATCCTTGGCACTGATCATTACTTTGGATAGCCCCAGTGTGGAGGGTCCTGAGCCTGTGGATGTATCTGGGAAGTTACATGCATTATCTGAGAAGAAAAACCCCCAGAATCTTGAGCAAAACTTAATTAAAGAGGACCAGAACAATATGGAGAGGCTACAGACAAACCACTcagggaaagaggaagagaaatcCACTCTTTTTACAAACAGCTTGAGGGACCCAATTCATCAAGACCCTAAATCAGGTCTGAAGCCTGAGTGCATATGCGCTGAAGCTGCAGAAGAGAAATCATTAACACTTGACAGGAATCAGAAAATCCAAAGCAGAGAAGATTCTGAATGTGTGGTGTTATGTGAGGAGTCACTGGAAATGTCAGAGGGGGGAATTTCTCAGAGTCCTGAGCAGGACTTGCAGCCCAAACCTATGCAGGTTTGCACAAAATGGAGCCTTGCTGAATTGAATGAGACtgcagatttacagcacaatcctaaacatgtctgttCGGAAGTAAATACCGCtgtcttcaatggggcttactcccaggtaagtgagtgtaGAACTGCAGCTTCAGTTGGTGAAAACCAGAACATTCTGGAGAGCCATCAGAACAGCAGCTCAGGAAATGAAGGACAGGGGAAATGCCTTCTTTTGGGAAATGGTTTGCGGGATCTGTCAAAAGGCATGCTTCAACTAGATGCCCAACCAGGACTGGAGGGTCATTGTAGGGAGCATGATCAAGCCTCAGAACGCATTGGTAATCAGGAAATAGGTCACAGGCAAGGCCTGTATAAAAGTCTCAAGTCTGATGGACAGTTCACCCAAAATTCAGATCCTGTCACACAATCTGGCTGTTCTGATCCAGGGGAGAAGCCCAATGGCCTCTTGGCTTTTATAAAACGCAGAAGATGTTACAAAAGAGGAAAGTATTTTAATGGGAAAAGCATGAGTGTCGAGACTGTTCTTGGGGCacatcaaagaatcctggtagGAGGCAAATCTCACAGATGTTTGACCTGGAAGGACAAGGGCCGCTACATACGAAGCAGATGCAGGCTTCTCGGACCGGGAAAAGGACTCAGGGAATCCCTAAAGCACAACCCCCAGACTCATGAAGCATTGCATCTGACTCCAGAGATGTTCAGAATGACCTCAGGGGCTGCATTTTCCTCTCTTAACCCCAAAGGACAGAAACCTGAGCCAAGATCCCCAACTCTAGACAAAATGGCGGCTGAGCTTACTCTGGCGCAATTAATGGCTGTTCTAGAGCAAGTTGCTGCAGATACTGCAGAGATTAAGTTTGCAGTCTCAAGCCTGCACACCTCAATAACTGGCATCCAGAATGCCCTAGGGAGTCTCTCTGGATGTACAGATGAGGCTGAACATAGGATTTCTGACTTGGAAGACACCTCCCGAAATACAAAGGCTCAGCTTGTGCAGCAGTGTAATGATATTAAAGCTATTGAGGCCAAACTGACTGGGAAAGCTGTTCAGACTAAGGTCATAGCAGGGTTGTGGTCATTGCTGAAGGTTAAGAGAgaggcaacacacacaccctgcatctGTCCACTAACTCAGGATGAGTAA
- the LOC133380850 gene encoding uncharacterized protein LOC133380850 isoform X3, translating to MKMPLKYVKSQKCRDQLLHEGYLHKKERASGDKIFWKCADYQKYHCTGRAHTCNGKVIKYSPHSHPPNKTAVEAKGNGMTEMASSSQEPTHKVATLDCDALPGPAAFKKPRIQNNPKQTIQLLRARLNATRQGIPGLQVASAVAETVAEDPPSLTSPDLPDGFVDGSFVAAPGLCKETKASMTQSSQEAARQRFRLGTVPPGDAPQEILSRLSEAAERWLCPREHSKDQIVDMVILEQFLTVLPVNVQVWVRAREPVSSKEAVQLIEACCREQEQANGVQIRTVTEESGLVPR from the exons ATGAAAATGCCACTGAAATACGTCAAGAGTCAGAAATGTAGGGACCAGTTGCTCCATGAAGGATACCTGCATAAGAAAGAGCGGGCCAGTGGGGACAAGATTTTCTGGAAATGCGCTGACTACCAAAAGTACCATTGCACAGGGCGGGCCCATACGTGCAATGGCAAAGTTATAAAGTACTCGCCACATAGTCATCCTCCCAACAAGACAGCTGTAGAAGCCAAGGGGAATGGCATGACGGAAATGGCCTCCTCTAGCCAAGAACCAACCCACAAAGTGGCCACGCTGGATTGTGATGCCTTGCCAGGGCCTGCTGCTTTTAAGAAGCCCCGTATCCAAAACAATCCAAAACAGACAATCCAGCTCTTGAGAGCACGTCTGAATGCAACACGCCAAGGTATACCTGGCTTGCAGGTGGCTTCTGCTGTTGCTGAAACAGTTGCTGAAGATCCGCCATCTCTGACATCTCCTGACCTGCCTGATGGATTTGTGGATGGAAGTTTTGTGGCTGCCCCTGGTCTCTGTAAGGAGACAAAGGCATCCATGACCCAGTCTAGTCAGGAAGCTGCTCGTCAGAGGTTCCGCTTGGGTACTGTCCCGCCTGGAGACGCCCCCCAGGAGATTCTGTCCCGGTTGAGTGAGGCAGCTGAACGGTGGTTGTGTCCTCGGGAGCACAGCAAGGACCAGATTGTGGACATGGTCATCCTAGAACAGTTCCTGACTGTGCTGCCAGTGAATGTGCAGGtgtgggtgagagccagggagCCCGTCAGCAGCAAGGAGGCGGTTCAACTGATCGAGGCCTGTTGTAGGGAACAGGAGCAAGCCAACGGTGTTCAG attagGACTGTGACTGAAGAAAGTGGACTTGTCCCAAGATGA
- the LOC133380850 gene encoding zinc finger protein 394-like isoform X2, whose protein sequence is MKMPLKYVKSQKCRDQLLHEGYLHKKERASGDKIFWKCADYQKYHCTGRAHTCNGKVIKYSPHSHPPNKTAVEAKGNGMTEMASSSQEPTHKVATLDCDALPGPAAFKKPRIQNNPKQTIQLLRARLNATRQGIPGLQVASAVAETVAEDPPSLTSPDLPDGFVDGSFVAAPGLCKETKASMTQSSQEAARQRFRLGTVPPGDAPQEILSRLSEAAERWLCPREHSKDQIVDMVILEQFLTVLPVNVQVWVRAREPVSSKEAVQLIEACCREQEQANGVQGLVTFEDVSVHFTEEEWALLDRREKTLYWNVTNQNYDNVAWLGDVTNSKRKREDPWLEAPELVVMEKSKEAILQSPEQDVMRENCQERQQKISSGKEEEKLALIRKGLRELVRDTGHPGTELGLETWCICADCENQAESLALIITLDSPSVEGPEPVDVSGKLHALSEKKNPQNLEQNLIKEDQNNMERLQTNHSGKEEEKSTLFTNSLRDPIHQDPKSGLKPECICAEAAEEKSLTLDRNQKIQSREDSECVVLCEESLEMSEGGISQSPEQDLQPKPMQVCTKWSLAELNETADLQHNPKHVCSEVNTAVFNGAYSQVSECRTAASVGENQNILESHQNSSSGNEGQGKCLLLGNGLRDLSKGMLQLDAQPGLEGHCREHDQASERIGNQEIGHRQGLYKSLKSDGQFTQNSDPVTQSGCSDPGEKPNGLLAFIKRRRCYKRGKYFNGKSMSVETVLGAHQRILVGGKSHRCLTWKDKGRYIRSRCRLLGPGKGLRESLKHNPQTHEALHLTPEMFRMTSGAAFSSLNPKGQKPEPRSPTLDKMAAELTLAQLMAVLEQVAADTAEIKFAVSSLHTSITGIQNALGSLSGCTDEAEHRISDLEDTSRNTKAQLVQQCNDIKAIEAKLTGKAVQTKVIAGLWSLLKVKREATHTPCICPLTQDE, encoded by the exons ATGAAAATGCCACTGAAATACGTCAAGAGTCAGAAATGTAGGGACCAGTTGCTCCATGAAGGATACCTGCATAAGAAAGAGCGGGCCAGTGGGGACAAGATTTTCTGGAAATGCGCTGACTACCAAAAGTACCATTGCACAGGGCGGGCCCATACGTGCAATGGCAAAGTTATAAAGTACTCGCCACATAGTCATCCTCCCAACAAGACAGCTGTAGAAGCCAAGGGGAATGGCATGACGGAAATGGCCTCCTCTAGCCAAGAACCAACCCACAAAGTGGCCACGCTGGATTGTGATGCCTTGCCAGGGCCTGCTGCTTTTAAGAAGCCCCGTATCCAAAACAATCCAAAACAGACAATCCAGCTCTTGAGAGCACGTCTGAATGCAACACGCCAAGGTATACCTGGCTTGCAGGTGGCTTCTGCTGTTGCTGAAACAGTTGCTGAAGATCCGCCATCTCTGACATCTCCTGACCTGCCTGATGGATTTGTGGATGGAAGTTTTGTGGCTGCCCCTGGTCTCTGTAAGGAGACAAAGGCATCCATGACCCAGTCTAGTCAGGAAGCTGCTCGTCAGAGGTTCCGCTTGGGTACTGTCCCGCCTGGAGACGCCCCCCAGGAGATTCTGTCCCGGTTGAGTGAGGCAGCTGAACGGTGGTTGTGTCCTCGGGAGCACAGCAAGGACCAGATTGTGGACATGGTCATCCTAGAACAGTTCCTGACTGTGCTGCCAGTGAATGTGCAGGtgtgggtgagagccagggagCCCGTCAGCAGCAAGGAGGCGGTTCAACTGATCGAGGCCTGTTGTAGGGAACAGGAGCAAGCCAACGGTGTTCAG GGTCTTGTAACCTTCGAAGATGTATCTGTGCATTTCACTGAGGAAGAATGGGCTCTGCTGGACCGTAGAGAGAAAACCCTTTACTGGAATGTCACAAATCAGAATTATGATAATGTAGCCTGGCTGG GTGATGTGACAAACAGCAAAAGGAAAAGAGAGGATCCTTGGCTGGAAGCCCCTGAATTGGTGGTGATGGAAAAATCCAAGGAGGCAATTTTACAGAGTCCTGAACAAGACGTGATGAGGGAGAACTGTCAGGAGAGGCAGCAGAAAATCAGCtcaggaaaagaagaagaaaagcttgCTCTCATTAGAAAGGGTTTGAGGGAACTAGTCAGAGACACGGGACATCCTGGTACCGAACTAGGGCTGGAGACGTGGTGTATATGTGCTGATTGTGAGAACCAAGCTGAATCCTTGGCACTGATCATTACTTTGGATAGCCCCAGTGTGGAGGGTCCTGAGCCTGTGGATGTATCTGGGAAGTTACATGCATTATCTGAGAAGAAAAACCCCCAGAATCTTGAGCAAAACTTAATTAAAGAGGACCAGAACAATATGGAGAGGCTACAGACAAACCACTcagggaaagaggaagagaaatcCACTCTTTTTACAAACAGCTTGAGGGACCCAATTCATCAAGACCCTAAATCAGGTCTGAAGCCTGAGTGCATATGCGCTGAAGCTGCAGAAGAGAAATCATTAACACTTGACAGGAATCAGAAAATCCAAAGCAGAGAAGATTCTGAATGTGTGGTGTTATGTGAGGAGTCACTGGAAATGTCAGAGGGGGGAATTTCTCAGAGTCCTGAGCAGGACTTGCAGCCCAAACCTATGCAGGTTTGCACAAAATGGAGCCTTGCTGAATTGAATGAGACtgcagatttacagcacaatcctaaacatgtctgttCGGAAGTAAATACCGCtgtcttcaatggggcttactcccaggtaagtgagtgtaGAACTGCAGCTTCAGTTGGTGAAAACCAGAACATTCTGGAGAGCCATCAGAACAGCAGCTCAGGAAATGAAGGACAGGGGAAATGCCTTCTTTTGGGAAATGGTTTGCGGGATCTGTCAAAAGGCATGCTTCAACTAGATGCCCAACCAGGACTGGAGGGTCATTGTAGGGAGCATGATCAAGCCTCAGAACGCATTGGTAATCAGGAAATAGGTCACAGGCAAGGCCTGTATAAAAGTCTCAAGTCTGATGGACAGTTCACCCAAAATTCAGATCCTGTCACACAATCTGGCTGTTCTGATCCAGGGGAGAAGCCCAATGGCCTCTTGGCTTTTATAAAACGCAGAAGATGTTACAAAAGAGGAAAGTATTTTAATGGGAAAAGCATGAGTGTCGAGACTGTTCTTGGGGCacatcaaagaatcctggtagGAGGCAAATCTCACAGATGTTTGACCTGGAAGGACAAGGGCCGCTACATACGAAGCAGATGCAGGCTTCTCGGACCGGGAAAAGGACTCAGGGAATCCCTAAAGCACAACCCCCAGACTCATGAAGCATTGCATCTGACTCCAGAGATGTTCAGAATGACCTCAGGGGCTGCATTTTCCTCTCTTAACCCCAAAGGACAGAAACCTGAGCCAAGATCCCCAACTCTAGACAAAATGGCGGCTGAGCTTACTCTGGCGCAATTAATGGCTGTTCTAGAGCAAGTTGCTGCAGATACTGCAGAGATTAAGTTTGCAGTCTCAAGCCTGCACACCTCAATAACTGGCATCCAGAATGCCCTAGGGAGTCTCTCTGGATGTACAGATGAGGCTGAACATAGGATTTCTGACTTGGAAGACACCTCCCGAAATACAAAGGCTCAGCTTGTGCAGCAGTGTAATGATATTAAAGCTATTGAGGCCAAACTGACTGGGAAAGCTGTTCAGACTAAGGTCATAGCAGGGTTGTGGTCATTGCTGAAGGTTAAGAGAgaggcaacacacacaccctgcatctGTCCACTAACTCAGGATGAGTAA